CTAAATGAGTTTTTGGTGGTCTATAAAAAgaatgaatttaaaattaattcattaataaatattgaaattcAATAAGATGTAGTAGGTTTACGAAGACTTATCTTCAGACGTAGTGCAGCTGACATATCACCCCCATTAACCCCCAttaacttatttatataaaacaaagacGTAAGAagtctaatttaaaaaaaaaaacaaactatcatatcaggaggaggaagaagttGAAATTGTGCAAGTGACGTCGAGGGGACTTCCGAGGAAACCACCAAAGAAGCTGCAGCAGAAGCCGAGAGACAGTTCCGGCAAGCCGGGAAGGATCAACAAGAAGCCTCGCTAAGTATAATAATTTAcggataaattatttacattttctTCTAATAAGTGTAAGGATATGTTTTAGTGGTAATTCTTGAAGATTGTAAGTTCTCCAGAGTCCTATTTATttcataaaacataataaataaataaataaataaaacaatgtgAATAAACAAATTGCATCTATAATCTGTTAGGCTCATTGCCTTGATGAAGAGGAGATTGAAATCCTCACGGCATCGCACAACCACTAGAGTAGTCTAACCGATATTGACCGGGTCTGAGTCACACTCCCATGCCATATTATTGTCGATTTGCATCAATATCATCTCGATCGTTTAGCAGTGTCCGGTTCAACCAAAGGCATGTAATTAGTCCTTAATATAGAGGCCCATTAAAAAGCCTGTTAACAAGAGAATAACACTGGGCTTCAATATTCAGTTTCACAAACCGgcgcctttttttttttaattcggggaagaaaaatcaaaaaccctatttcctctgCGTTGTTTCGAAGCTGAAAcagacaaataaataaataaataaattaaaaaaattgaagcgTTTCTGAAATTCGAAAATCCAGAACCACCGCCATAGATCCcctacctctctctctctctctctgcctcTCTTCATCGCCGAAGCACTAGGGTCTCTTACTATTAAGCAATGAAGAAAGGAGCGAAGAGAAAGGGAGCTTCAAAAGCAGGTCGCAAAGGCCCTGCTGCTGACGAGAGTCAGAACGATGAGGTGGTTGCCGAGTCTCTCGAGGCTTCCACGCAGGAGGAGAGTCAGCATCCTAACGCGGAAGCGGAAGCTAAACCGGAGATAACCGAGGTGAAAGACGATTCTCCTTCTCAGCAACAAGACGACGTCAAGGCCGAGGAAGTTGATGAGGATAAGAAGAAACCTGGTCGTCCTCGTGGTGGCAAGCGAAAGAGGGCCACGAAGAAGGAAGTTGATGCGAAGGACGAGAAGAAACCGCCTCCGAGAGCTAAGAAAGTACGAGtgaccaaaccacatgaagagCCTGAGTACTTCGAGGACGAGCGTAATCTGGTAATGATCTTATAGTAGTATGTGGTTAAGATTCATCACTTGGATTATATGCACTCTGGGGCTTTGTGCTGTttgtttgttgatttttttgggTAGGCGTCTCTTTCACTTACATATAGTTTGGAGATTATAAGAGCTCTTGGTTGCAAAGAAAGTAACTATTTAGATGGAGTTTAAGAATGGTATGGTGGGTTTATCATGTCTATTACAATTTGTAAGCCATATATGGTATGTCACTTCGAGCTTTAGGTACTGGTGGGATGGGAAAACAATTTTATGGAATGGTACTATAATTTCTAATAAAATGCGTTGTTTTCTAGATTTACATGTGTGCttgttttgtgtttctttttcccAGGAGGGTTTGTGGAAGGCTGCATTTCCCGTGGGAACTGAGGTAATATTGTTTCGAAGAATTTGGCTTCTAAATTGGTGGAGTTACTTTCTCCATTGATATTCTTTGCTTATGGCTGTTAACTTGTGGTGGCAGTGGGACCAGTTGGATGCACTTTATGAATATAATTGGGATTTCAAACACCTTGAAGTAAGTTGATTTGGTTACATTGtccattttttggtttttgctgTTGCGTTCACAAGTTCTTGAGGGTTATTTATGTTTCTTCATCTGTATGTTAGGAAGCATTGGAGGAAGGTGGATTCCTCTTTGGGAAGAAAGTCTTTCTTTTCGGCTGTACAGAACGTAAGCTGTTTCTCTTGccctctttttttcttcttgttttgatTATTGATAGTTGGAGCTGTTTAATCCTGTTTAAAAATAGTAAGCAGTTGtggttctttttattttgtggaAAGTTTCTATCAGACAGTGGAGTATGGTCTCTGTTTCTTTCTATAATATTTGCTTCTAGTTTctcttgatttttttcttcttttgatcgTTACAGCCCAGTTAGTCCCCTTCAAAGGTGCAAACAAGATTCTCCATGTCCCAGCAGTTGTTGCTGTAAGTTTTTGTTTGAAACCTCTATCAACGGTTCCTTGTTATAGTCGCTCTCTGGATTCAGTGTCAGATACCATTTCTCATTGTAAAATTTCCCCATTCTATATTTGCAGGTTGAATCACCCTTTCCACCTTCTGATAAGATAGGAATCACGTCGGTTCAGAGGGAAGTGGAGGAAATCATTCCAATGAAGACGATGAAAATGGACTGGCTTCCTTACATTCCGCTTGAGAACAGGTACTTGCATCTGAACACATTTGGTTGGATGGGCTAGAACAATGAGAAGAGAAACGCAGATCACGTCTCCTGCTATTCTTGCTTCTGATGTCCACCAGCATTTGCTAATTACCTTTTATTTGTTCTTCCTGCAGAGCTAGACAAGTTGATAGGATGAACTTTCAAATTTTTGTCTTGGGCTGTACGCGGAGGAGGTAAATAACATGTGTTTGTCTTCTATTCTCACTCAGTATCAGATGACTAGAAGTTAAAAATATCGATATGTTTGCTGTGAATGGATTTAGAGTTACATtataaattgaaattagaaCATGATTAATGTTACTTTATTAGCGTTGCATCATTTGTTCCCTAATTTCTGCCTAGTAATTTGTTGGTAGGGTGCAGAATTTTATGTATGGGTTTTTGGTGGACTAAATTTTACTTTATGTTATCTGTAGAGCTGCTCTGAGACATATGAAGGAAGATCTCGTTAAGAAGTACGAGTATTGCCTTCCTTGTGAGTTATATTCCTCTCTACCAATACTTGTTAAAATCTGCAGATTGAAAACCATTTATTTTACATGGCAggctataaattttatttatgtgtGGTAAGCGGCAACAAAATCtaatctcttttttctttttgctttataGATTTCTACCAGCCATTTAAGGAAGATGAACTTGAACAGAGTACTGAGGTCCAGATAATGTTCCCCTGTGAACCGCCGGTAAGTCTATTGGCATGTAATGAAGTGGTAGTCTACATAAAACGGCTAGGAAGGGGctcattgttttgtttttttttttaatagtcgAGCTTTGATGTTCTGTTTGTGCAGGTTGTATGTGAGTTTGACTGGGAGTTTGACGAACTTGAGGTATTCCTTTGGCTTTTATTCAACGATGAAACTTGAGAATTACTTCTTCATTTGGTCCACGACGTTTTCATCTTCTCACTGCTCCTTCCTCGTGTGTTCTGTCATTCACTGTATGGCTTTTTGTGCTCCTATCTCAGGAATTTGTTGATAAGCTGATCGAAGAGGAAGCCTTACCTGCAGATCAAAAGGATAAGTTCAAGGTAAGTGGAGCTGCATAACCCAAATGTTCATGCCTAAATTCTTTTGATGCCGGTTgatgatttttaaaacaaaacatgatACTTAGTCAGTTCATGCCGGTTGATGATTTTTCTAAGTTCTTTTGATTTGTATTTTCTCAGGAATATGTCAAAGTGCAAGTTCGAGCTGCAAAGAAAGCTAACCGAGAGGTAAAGCTTAACCCAACCAAGATGAATGATATATCTGAGCTCCATTTAGTGAAACTGTTAGCTTACGGTATCATCCTTGTAGGCCAAAGATGCTCGAAGGAAGGCAATAGAAGAAATGAGCGAAGATACTAAGCAAGCCTTTCAAAGCATGAAGTTCTACAAATTCTACCCTCTGCCTTCATCAGAAACACCAGACGTCTCTGGAGTCAAGgtaagaacaaaagaaaagaaaaaaccagCCTTCTTCAGTTAGTTTAATCCGGTTTTCAGTTAGTTATATGAAAGTCTTGTTTGCTTGTTTTACCCTTTTTGCAGTCGCCATTCATCAACCGATACTATGGAAAGGCTGATCAAGTCCTTTGATCCAGAATAGTTTTCTTGGCAGCTTCAGCAGAAATCGAACTTAGATTTAAATTACAGGTGCTCTCAGAAACTCTTTGAGCTTTATTTGTAGTTAAAAAGCCAAGTTTGAACGACGAAGTGTATTTTTGTTCATCTATGAGTGTATTCTATCTTTGAAGCGTCACAGGAATAATTATTTTAGGTGGAAATTTTGAGACGGCTATTTATAATTCTACTTTCTTAGTTTGCAATGGCATtctcaaattattattattattattattattattatagaatattatattagtatatatgGTAAGAGATCAGAGTGTTTTAATGGTTTTCCAGGTACTTGTCAAATATCGACAATAACAAATAGGTGTTATTTTGGTGGACCTGATGGTATTAGGAagcatataaatgtatatacaaACAAGGAAGAATAGCTTTGGCATCTTTCATTTTATGAATAGAGAAAATGACATTCTAAAAATGACCAAATGAATTGACCCCTCAAGATTTTATGTTcatatttattgattttattctaatcactaatgaacttttttattataaaatttattaatttgggTGGAATCCTAAGTACAAGGTATTTTACTCAAAAAGGTTAAAGATTTTAGAGAATTTGTACTCCCTACACACCACTTTTTCCCTATTTGCACTTCATACCCTATATCCCTCCAATTTTCTTCCCCCCAACATTACCATTTTCCCCCCATTCAATGATATCCCACCTTTGTTAGTATATTTAGCTAATTTACTCAAGATTTTAAATACTTTTGATAAATGTTTTGCTACTTAATtgattaaagaaaaacaaagtaaaatgaTGTTTATATAGCTAATTCATTTGATAATATATGTGAATAGACAAAAGAGTAACATGTTGGTACACAAGAATTGTATAATGACACACCACGTTCTTGTCTCACCGTCCCGTTTTAGAACGGCGTTACACACTTGTACTCTCTCTGTCACGTATGGAGTGCATGTGAAGAAGGTTGGTGCGAATTttcttaagaaaagaaaaagagagagagacacacaCACTCAACGACATGCCATTGTCTTTTTCCAGTCTGTTTTCTACTTATCTTCAAACTAATCATATTATTTGCCGCTAATATTTAACGGATTTTTTTTCCTTCCCTCTCTACTCTCATTCTTTTACttctacaatatttattttaccatatttttaacaaaacatttttttggtatACTTTTATCCGGAAGTTTGAATCATCACAGGGATCGTCTCAATATATTAGTCAAAATATATAGTAGAGTATGTTTCGTAAACTATATAAATCATAACAAAGATTATTCGTAGTTATAAGTGATAACGACTTGACGCAATTAGTGTAACATTCAGTGTGTCATGTCTACCAAATTCGGAAACCAAGTCAAAGAAAGACTACTAAACTAGGCAATAAAGcacacaaaattaattttatgattcgAGAAGAGATTTAAACGTGCAATCTAACTGAAATTTAAATAGTGAAATACAATTGTAATTTCTTTTTAGTCAAGcgaaatttataaatcaaaatttaatctgGACAAATAAAAGGCACGCAGTACGTAAAATCTAATGAGAAACTTTTAGCcagttcaaataatttaataagaaTACTCATCCCACTATATAAAAGCTACTAATTTTGGATGTTATAAAGGATGCCACATAGGCAAAATATTCTCAGCCATTCATTCTGCCACGTCACTGGTAACCCAGACCAACAAATCGTAATTGCAGCCCAGCCCGTTAACCGGTTTCGCTCACGAAATTGCTGTCTCCGTCTCTTTGCTGTTGGGCCAGATTAAAAATTTTTTCAGCCCATCCCATTACttatttcaactttcaaactattttcttttgcattttctattatttcagacaattttttatttcaactgTTTTCTATAACAATGTGCAAACCGCCTAAGTTCCCTTTGATCTTAAAATAGTACGCCCAAGATAACAAAACCCCCTCATTTCACACACAGTCCCTgtaaatttctataaaaaactaaattctACTATCAAACCCACCCAACAAATTTACTACTACCACCTATAATTATGGCCCGACCTacttaaactttaaaaaaaaccatgacaatacttaaaaaaaacacaccCTAACTATGttcacttcaaaaaaaaaaatttaaacaaaattgccaaaaaaatactaattctcATTCTTATCTATGTAGCACATGCaccacaagatcaaagcaattaggACAACACCCTCGAACCTCATCCAATAATCGTTAGGATCCTTAGGGTCTGGCCcatcacaaatcacaaaaataaagatGCTTTCCTAGGGACAACTTTCATATGTCTTGACATCCAGGTTTgtctaaaattcatatttttaattattccaaCTATATTTCAAATGATTGCTTCTAACCACTAAACACGAACAAAAAATGGAGGGGAAGGTACCTATTTCTACGTCTGACCCAATGTACCAACGCTTCGAAGAAGGAAAAATTTatcacattagatattttaatctcCTCCCCAATAACCAACGTTACAGGCTTACCGATCAACCATACATAATCAATATCAAAGAAACAACAACTATTACACTGATTCAAGAAAACATTGCACCGATTCCTTCATACATATTCCGGCCACAACGCTACACCCAGTTGATCAGCTTAGCAAGTGAAACCAATTTCCTaccaggtaaaaaaaaacaaaaactctctcacacaaaaataaatcctaatttttttttccaaacaacCAAATTATTCCTACAGATGTTGTTGGCCGCATTTGCCTCATCCAAGGAAGTGATTTATATAACCACTACACAGATTCAAAAATCATCATTGGATTACGTTTAGACAGGTACaaactttttattaagtaataattggtttacaactaaacaaaatctaatacaataattatttgtaGATCGAAATTGGTACGTCTAACTTTATGGGACAAGGAGGCATCTAATTTCAGAGAGTTAAATCGCATATCAACAAGGAAAAAACAAGTCGTAATCATCACAAGTATCATTCCACGGATACATGAaggtaataaactaaacataaacttTACAAAAAACTAAATGCTAACAAATATTTGTCTTTTTCAGAAAAACTATCACTCACAGCAACACCTGGAACGCGCTTCTACTTTAACAACGAAATTGATATCATTCAACGCTTccaaaagaggaataaactgCTATCCTAAGCCTCATAGCAAACACCACCAGTcaacttttaaaacatttacgTTACCACTTCCTACATCAATTAAATTGTCACACACAAAGATTATTTTCTCATTCAAATATCGAATTCctcaaaactatttattattcatacttacagttgttttttaaaaaaaaatgatcaccGTTTCGAACTTCTCCCctgtataaaaaaacaaaacttaacttATCATTTCAGAAACcaaaaaacacacaattttaattcacctgatttttattaaacatgTAATCCGCGCGCAGCGCGGAC
Above is a window of Brassica napus cultivar Da-Ae unplaced genomic scaffold, Da-Ae ScsIHWf_1255;HRSCAF=1790, whole genome shotgun sequence DNA encoding:
- the BNAA03G02730D gene encoding protein HEAT INTOLERANT 4, producing MKKGAKRKGASKAGRKGPAADESQNDEVVAESLEASTQEESQHPNAEAEAKPEITEVKDDSPSQQQDDVKAEEVDEDKKKPGRPRGGKRKRATKKEVDAKDEKKPPPRAKKVRVTKPHEEPEYFEDERNLEGLWKAAFPVGTEWDQLDALYEYNWDFKHLEEALEEGGFLFGKKVFLFGCTEPQLVPFKGANKILHVPAVVAVESPFPPSDKIGITSVQREVEEIIPMKTMKMDWLPYIPLENRARQVDRMNFQIFVLGCTRRRAALRHMKEDLVKKYEYCLPYFYQPFKEDELEQSTEVQIMFPCEPPVVCEFDWEFDELEEFVDKLIEEEALPADQKDKFKEYVKVQVRAAKKANREAKDARRKAIEEMSEDTKQAFQSMKFYKFYPLPSSETPDVSGVKSPFINRYYGKADQVL